CCCACCATATCTCGCAATTAATGCACTCACAAGACCTTAAAACTACCAAAAGGGAAACCACTTTAAGGGATGTAGTCTATCTGAATCAATCAATCAATGAAGAATTAACTATGTACAACATCAAATCATTAGAGCATATTCCCAAAAACTACACACATAAGAATGAGCCAATTAATTGCATTGTGTGAACAAACATAAAGATTAACCAATACAGAAGCCAAAATGAGAATTACTTAATTACCTCAGCTTGCATCCCTGCGTGCCGTCTAACACCAATAGCATCATACATCACAATTAAAGTAAATCCCAAACAAACAGGAAACAATGAATCTGCAACTCCATGACAAATAGCAACTGAAGTGGTCAATGCCGTGCACAAAGCTGAATGTGAAGAAGGCATTCCACCAGAAGCAAACATAATCCTAAAATCCCATTTTCTCTCCAcacaaaaattcaagaaaaccttCATTGACTGTGCTATAAACCAAGCTATAAAACCCGAAACAAACGTTGGGTTAGCAGCTAATGTAGCTACAAATGGACTTATTTTCACTTTTGCTGTTGAAGTTATACTCAATAAAGCCATCCCAAAACTTCCATTTTGCAATAAATTTCCACTAAGCTTCTCAGGAACATTCTCAGGGCCTTTAAAAACAGAGACCCATTTGTTATTTGAGGCTTTTGTTGCAAAGTCTTTGACTTTCTTGAAAATTGGAAGAAGAAGTGAAAAGGGTTTTAAGTATGAGCTTTGATTTTGCCATTCTTGGCTGGGGTTTTGGGGATTAGAGTATGAAGCAGTAACTAAAGATGGTTTCAATTTATTGAGTTTCTTGAATCTGAAaaaccaaaaagaagaaagattgAAAGAAGTGATGTCATTAGAGTTAACAAGGTTAGAAGAGAAGGCTCTATTTATTACGAGAGAATCCATGAAAAAGTGCCGGATAATTCCAGTTCAAGTTCAAGCAACATTGAAACAGAGGATAGGTGAGGGTGGCAGTTTCGAGAGGCTTTCAAAGTGTTTGGATTGGTTAATTTAGATCCTTCAGTTGAACGATGGCACGTGAGGTGGTGATTGCAAGTTAGCTTACTGACAAATTTCACAATTTTGGAGATGCCCATTTCTGGAGAATATGCTTCATTAATGCATTGGTGGTATCCCTATTTTACTAAATAAAATACTAGTACTAGTATGTGATATTCCATATGCTTGTTTATGTACAAATAACTCTTTCGTTTTAACTTTAAGTTTAATTATCATCAAATTATTCAAAGATTATTATAAATAACTTTATTTAATAAATATTAATGAATAACTTTAACTAAGTGATACTTAATCTACTATCACAACTTAAGTGACAGTCATTTGTGAATTTTTAGTTCACTTTCAGTTTGTATACGGGGCTAAGGACCCCAACTAAATTGGTCGTGTGAGTTAGAAATAGAAAGAAAAGATTCACTTAACTATGATAATTAATATACATTCACACCTCATAAAATAATTAATCATGATAAATTGATATAGTTTGATATAATAGATGGGTAAATTTTTATCTTAACAATAATATAAATACTTGTGTACACTATATGACATTCAATTATACTATTGTTAAGCATCCAAAAGTGTAACTTATAGGAGTCAATGAAATGAGAGGACAATAATAAGGTTTGAAGTTCAAATACTAGCACAAACACAATATACTAGGTGGTTCTCTTTAAACTTTAAAAACTAAAAGCTCTCTTTTAGTGATTTGCGCTCTATTTTGGAGTATATACTTCAGCTTTTTTCTTGCTGGTCCTCCTAGGTTAAGTGCATTTGTGGTATGCACCAACTGTTCGTGCTTTGAAAAGCAAGTATTCTCCATTCTTTTCTTTATTCTTTGCATACATACTTTTATGTGTAAGCCACTCAATTCAGAGTCCTCTGCAATTTGAAAGATATAAGTCAGGAAATTGATATAGTACATTAGGAGGAGAAAGATTCGCATAGTCATTGAAATTTACAAATTGACTTATCATGATACTGCTCTTGACGTTAGAGAGCCCAATATATTGACAATAATATCTAAATGATGGCTGAAACAACCAAGATCTTGTACGGGATGAGACAGAGTTAGAATTTGAGATTTGTAGATTTTGAATTATAAGACACGATAACTATCTCAAGCTAATATATAATTTATAAAATCGCCGAATTAACAAATGAATATCGATACTATATGTACTTAAAAACAACGAACCACTTAAAACACTATCTATCtgtatctatctatatatatatatatattattttaaaagcataaatataaatgttggttggctaaaatatccttcaaatattgaacgacttttataccctttaaAGATAAATTATGTCTTAATAAAATACTTCCATGATGGATAAAATTGTAAATTTTGTAACTTCTTCATTCTCGCTATTATGTCAAATTTTTTTGTTTAATTGCTTGGGGAGTTCCAATTCAACTAGGAACTATTGCAAATTATAATTTGTATAAATTTCTGCCGTATGCCTCCTCTTCCACTTAACACAGTTTGTATGGTTTCAATTCCTTTTGACTGCTAAATTCCCCCTAATTTCCTTTACgtgattttgttttgttttgtggcTTTGTGgtggtttttaaaaaaaaaaaaaaaaattgattagttGTCGCTTTTACTTGGAGAGTTGAAGACATTCTTATTTTGGATTCttgtattattttaaaagcatgaatataaatgttggttgaccaaaatattctttaaatattgaacgacttttataccctttatTGTTTTATTAATTTGGACAAGAATAGATAGGGAAAGGACACAACTGAAATAATGCACTTAGGATAGAAAATTGTAGTAGACTAGGAACTTAACTCACGAGAATAAACTCTAATCCTAGTAGGAACTTAACTCACATTATCCGAATTTTTCATATTAATAGATTTTAGCTCACTGCTCACGTTATCCAAATTCATTAAACGTTATAGTTCTGTTTATAACATATTAGTATCTATGAACGTGCCTCACACGTTAATATCATGTCAATTATTAGAAAGTGCTTTGAATCTAAAAACTTGTTGAAAAATATCAGAATTATAGTTACAGTTGAGAAATTAAAACAAAAACTAACTGACAAACAAATTATTATTTGAGAATATccaaaaagaaagagaagaaaaaataTGTTAGTTATTCATGAATGCAATAAATATTAAACCAAACTAAAGTTAAAATCACTTGTATCGCATAAAATTGTTTTGAGAGTTACATTGATCATCAGTTCCTTTTTGCAGACTAATTGCCTGTTTGGCCTAGCTTCTAAAACATGTCTATAAAATATTAGAAAAATgcttttcaaatatttttttggTGAGAAGCAATTTGTatttgactaattaatttaaaaagcacttttgaacaatatttagtgtttgaccaaaacttttaaaaagtgtttctaatgtatttttcaaaaaagtacttatGGAAAAaactactatttttttttctagCTTTGAAGAACAGTTTTTGCTActtcccaaaagtacttattttctcccaaaagcttaaCCAAACACgtcacttttttaaaataaactcTTTTGACTTCCCAAAAGTTTGACCAAACCGGCTATAATATTATTGTATTATCAATAATGTTGATCTATATCTCAAGTTCGACATGGAGTTTTCAAAAATCTTGATACAAATAATATAATCATTTTTACTCAAATTCAAATATAACAAAACTCAAGCTTTCCAAATCGAAGTAACGACTCATAACTTGGGAAGGAAGCTGGATTTAACATAATTTATATTCTACATATCTAGTCGTATTAATTTTTGCTATTAGAACCTATTAGCTTTTGTTAGTATTCTAAAATATTCAAGAAATTGAATTACTAATATGTTTTTCGAAAAAGTAAAATTAAAACACCGGAATCTTAGCTGagaaaaattataattaaaatatattaTGTCACAAAGGCCAAACAAGCAATAATTAAGATACATGAGCACTTGTGGCCCTACGAGTTATATTCTGCGTATTATTTTAAGTTAATTGGAATACCTCTCAAGAAAATAATAATGTTAAAAATTACAATGTTAAAAATAACAATGACATTTTGATTGAACGAAAAAAATCTAAATATATCAATTGGATgattaaataaaacaaaaatattcATAGTTACAGTTGTATTGCGAAACCTTAATCTACTAAGGTTGACATTATAGAATTTTGAGTCCTTTCCAAAGAACTCAAAGGTGTACTGTTTTTAGTTATGTCCTTACGTGGTTAGTTATTGTCAAAACTAATATAAACAATTAAGGGTATAAAGGTTGTTCAATATTTAAAggctattttggtcaaccaacatttatattcatgcttttaaaataataaagatatatagatatagatagataCGTGCAGTTGCACGTTATTTCCAATCAATCTCAATCATAGTAAGAAAAGTTAGATAATATTATTTGTAATTACATATGTTTATTTTATGAGTTACAACATAGTATAAGATTGTATCTACTTAATACTTATTTGAAATTGATGTTCTCGTATTGTTCTTTTTCCCTTTTCCCATATATAAAACATGTTATGATAGATAATTcaatattagagattaagtgaTCATATATTCATTTAGAGTCATTTAAAGATACAAAAGTGTTGAAAATCGTTATTAAACAAATTACATTATAAGAATATCATTCACTTTCAAGAAATTAAGTTGATTATAAAAGTAAGGTATAATAATTTTTTCtattaataaaatcaagtaaTTAAACAAACCTTACCTTACATAAATTCGATAGAAAGGCCGGATTTCGTAGTTCTCCGGGGAGGCATGTGCATTCCTTTGTTGAATTTATTATTATAGTAAACGTAGCAGTACTCTTGTTTTCTTAATAGAAGTCTTTCTATATAAAATTTGCATCGGAATCAAATTCACGGCGGATAACCTAAACTTAATTAAGTACacaatttgatatttttttattacCAAAATACCCAAAAAGAGAATATTGTAGAGTTAAACTATTTGAAGGATATTATGGTCAagcaacatttatattcatgcttttaaaatattatatagatatagatataaatGTTAACTTCATTAGTAACTCACGCACCCTAAATAGTATTAGGGAAACATTTGACTAATTTAGGATTCCAAGTAAATAGGGAAAGCAATGTGAATTTGAGTtggagaaaatttgaaaaaacatGGCTGACGacgaagaaaatttgaaaaaaataggGTTAAAATAACTAAGTCCGGTGGTCGTAAAATTAATACCAAACATATGAGGTAATCTAAAAATATCTAATCCTATTAAAATATGGTCTAATAATTACTTAATCATTTTCTATGTTAAAAGTAAAACTTTAACACGCACAAATAACTTTAATAAGGACATTGATTTGATATTTTCTTATCTGAACGTAATAGCAAAGATAAGATAATGCACGTTTGGAAGTAATTTTTGTTTTGGAATTATAAAAATAGCTATTCCTATAGTATCGGTATGGAATGTGATGCAGCGATAATCTAATAAAAAACTTCTTTTTTATAATttaatttattatatatattgaaaaaggaaaaattattcCTATCAATAGGAGTAtagaatttgcttctaaatttcctGATATTATCACTGATAAAACTCAGCTTCAACGATTTCTTGAaagtttaaattatatttcaccattttataaaGACTTAGCAAAAGATACaactattttatatgatagattaaaaaaGATTTCAAAGCCTTTGACTGATGATCATACCAGAGCCATTCGCAGGATTAAGGAAAATGTTCATAATCTTCCTTGTCTTACTTTAGCCAATCCTACTTGGCAAAACATTATTGAAACAGATGCTTCTGATATTGGCTATGGAGGAATATTGAAACATATTCCCCATatgataaacaagaatatttagtACAGTTTTACTCTGGTAAATGGAATAATAGCCAGAAAAACTACGTTGCATCTAATAAAAAACTTCTTTtttataatttaatttattttataaTATAGTTAGTTACAAATATACTTCACACCGGGTGCAAGTGTAGGATTTCTatattatattgatatatgtgtTTGATTTTATAATACAAGACGTATATCCAAAATTGAATCATATTATAGGAATATTTAATGTAATTAACACTATATTTTATGTCGGGTAGAGACAAAGGGAAAAAGAGATCTCCGTAAGTAAGTAAGAAATTCAATGGCCTCTTGTAAATTTTTTGATAGCCCACATAGACGATCACTACGAAAAATAAAGGAACATAAGACTAGGAATAAACTATTTAGCTTATCCTGACAATCAAGAGAAAGGTATAAGATTTCATATATGATAGAGATGTGGATCTAATTTTCAAGTTACAAAAATGAAGCCCACTATGTGTTAGAATTATTTCAAAGTCTACTTGGTGCAACATCTGCATTCAGGACTAAAGTCAGTAGGATTGAAATGCTATGATGCATAATGATTTTAAGGACCCAAAACTTCCTATAATTGAGTTGTTGGTTTATATGTAAATTCACTTTCGATTACCATCCAATTATAATTCTGATATTTTACAAAGCGAGTTTTGATTCAAAGTGTTTATTAATAATTGAATTGTATTAACGTGAAAGGCACCTTCGTAGAATCTAGTATAAATATAAGAGATAATGGCCAAAAATACACTTGAAGTATCACTTTTCTACGAGTTTCCTGCTTGCACTATTATGTGTTTGTGTTTCCAACATGAATTACTTAAATAGCGATTGGCGTAGTTGAGACGATAGAGGTGGTCAGGGATGACTGTGGTAGTTGATAGGGTGGTGGTGAAAATTATGCACACAAAAATATCTCTATATGATATTGAGATTTTTCCAAGATTTTAATGGATAAAAACCTATTTAGATTAAATAAATACTTAATTCTTAattaaacaaatgcacttaatgacatttagcgatatatatatatatatatatatatatatttatttatttatttatttattttttgcaagAAAATGAAACTAGAAAAAGTTGGAGGTCGAGTATTAGGACAAAAGATTAGTAACCTAGTAGGTAATTGAGTCTTGTAGCGATGTGTGTGAGAGAGATGGAGGGCTAGCCTTTCCATCTCCGCTTCTCCTTTTGTTAAGTAGTATTATTTTGGTATCACATAGATCATTATCCTTTGTGTGTTATTACCGTGTATTGCTCCATTTGTTTGGTATTGTGATATTTTGCTATTTTATTTCTCTTGTAATCGTGCATTGTCTTTGTTCtttttgagctgagggtctatcggaaataaccTTTCTACCCTATAAAGATATAGAGACTCTCTACCCTATAAAGATTGTGATAagatctgcgtacatcctacACTCCCCAgacccacttgtgagattacactggatagggttgtacatggaccgggttggttcggatttttcaaataccaatCCAAACCATTttgtcgggtttttaaatctatagaccaaaccaaaccaataaaagttGGGCTTTTCAATATCGTTTTTTTCTCGGGGTTTTCCGATTTTTCGGGTTTCTAGGGTTTTTTATTGTATTTAATGAAAAGCACCATACAACAACATCTGCTTGATAATTTGCAAACTTCCCCCTCAAAACTACTTTCTTTAGATATAGAATATTCATATCAAAACATTTTTTAAAATCATCCAGGTCATTTGGATTAATATAATATCATGCTACATAATAAACTTAAAACAAAAACTTGGCCAGTGGCCTTGTGAAGATTCAAAAAGTAACTACATTCATATGAGCTTTCTGCAACTACCCCCAAGAACTCAATATTTAGCCAAAACACCTTCTCAAAGTGTAGAATAATCTTGTTCTCAATCTCTACACCTGGTTCATTGATGGAGGCCTCCTTCCATTCAGGTAATCAGGTTTaaatttgatttgatttgattttaaaaCACCAAGAGGAACATCAATAACTTAAGCCTTGCAAGGTTGCTGATTTGACAGGAAAGAGGAGGGAAAAAAATGTAAATGAGAAAGGGAAGAGGGTTTCTGATGTTAGGAGAAAATGTATTATAGCTATAGGGTTTCTTTTGTTACATTACATATGTTTTCATTTCCTTTTCATTTAGTTTCTTATTCGGCTTTTTGTGTATTCTTTGTATGGACTTCAAATATGGACCATTTCACAAAATTAAGTCCAAATCTGAATGTAAAAATACAGAAATTatgaaaaaattaataaattacattctattaaatatttttatgtataaaataatttaaaaatagtatacatataagcgggtcggtttgattttttttagttaaaaccaaatcaaTCCTATAATGGtcgggattttttttttccaacaccaaatcaaatcaaatcaaaccactagtcgatttttttttttttttttgatttgatttATCAATTTGATGCGATTTATCGATTTGGTTTGTATACATACCGCCCTAACAGCGGGTATGTCAACGTATAGCCCTAACAGCGGGTATGTCGTTGATGTTCAACAAGTGAAGTTCGTGAAAGGTGAAAAGTGACATACAAGTCCTTGAAGTTCAACACCCAACAAGGACGGCACGGAGCTTTAGGCCCCAAAAGTTGTGAAAAGTGAGATACAAATACAAGCCtctgattaattaattaattcacAAGAGAACCTAGCCTTCACACTCGCTAACCGACGTCGACGCGGTCCATCTTttaaactctctctctctctgtctctcCGTTACAATTTCAAATTCTAAATTGGACCCGTTGGccttttctctcctttcttcaaaTCGCCGTTCATCTATCGATCAATTCGCAAATCGCAACTCTCCGATCAATGGAGAATCTAATACAATTGGTAAACAGATTACAGAGAGCTTGCACAGCCCTTGGCGATCACGGTGAAGAGAGTGCATTGCCTACCCTCTGGGATGCCCTTCCTTCCATCGCCGTCGTTGGTGGCCAGGTCTAACCATTCAGATCTCTCTTTTATATCCTTCTTACTCTCTAGAATCTTCCGATTTCTAATATGCTCTTCATGATGAAATCACTATTTTGTCGAAATCTAGGGTTCCGATCTAGTATTTGTTAATTCTTCAACGAGTTGGTTGTACCTTCATTTGGTTGATAATTTTGGTTCATGTCGGAATATGTGATTATGCCTTGTAGTTTAGCGCTGTCTTGTTTCTCTGGTTTTGACCTGACACCAAGTTTAAGAAAGTAATATatagaatgtaccaaaatatcctttaatcttgtggttttaaacatgCCATGTGGAAAGTGTTAATTACAGagttaccaaaaaaagaaaagagtcattctttttgaaacagactaaaaaggaaaacaagagtAATTCTTGACCAAGTCGGTTGTAGCTTCATTCGGTTGGTAATTTCGGTTCATGTTGGAATATGTGATTGCTGTCTCCATTTTATAATATAGAGGCTTAATGTGAAAAAGAGCCTCTGTCTCCAGTTTATAATATAGAGGCTTAATGTGAAAAAGAGCCTTTGTACAGATGAAGTTTTTGAGCTGCTGGATGTTATTACGATAGTGCGAAAAACTGGTATCTATAACCATTTCTACTTAGAGTAATGGTGAATATTGGGTACTGTAGCTCACTGTGTTTCAGCTTGTGAACATTTATGTACATTTATCAGTTCCTTTTGACTCAATTTATGTTTGTCTGCACTCTGGTGGTTTTGTAGCAGCGACTTATTGTGTGTCTTTGGTCGGATTATATGTCTTAAACAATATTAGTTGTGTGCTTAATGTGAAGCACTCTTGGTTAATGATTTGCTGGTTTAGTTATATTGCTTAACGTAATATTGTTTATGGCTTATAGAGCTCTGGGAAGTCTTCAGTGCTTGAGAGCATTGTCGGAAAAGATTTTTTGCCTCGCGGATCTGGTAAAAATAATGTCTTCATTATTAGTGCTGTTTAGATAAATTTTTTATTAATACCAGATCACAAGAAATATTATTAACATATCATGTGCAGGTATTGTCACTCGTCGACCCCTTGTCCTACAGCTTCACCGGATAGATGAGGGTAGAGAATATGCAGAATTTGGACACCTTCCAAGGAAGAGGTTTACTGATTTTGGTGAGTTGTTGGACAATGTATGCCATTATTGTGTATGCAGTCCTAATTTTTACCTTCCGCATGTATCACCTGATATACCCAGCGTACTGTTATTGCCATCTTCCTTCTAGTTTCATCTTGCTTTATTGTCCTTTTGATCTAAATCTTGTGTATCTCTTGTTCAGCTGCTGTGAGAAAGGAGATTGCTGATGAGACTGACCGAGAGACAGGCCGTAGCAAACAGATATCCACCGTACCAATTTATCTCAGTATATATTCTCCCAATGGTATGAAGAAATTCACGTCGTTCAGTTTAAGGTTGCAATTGATGTACTTGTGTTGAGAAAAGAAGTGATTGAACCTTGTCATGGCTATATATTTAAAATTCGAATTTTAGTGATCTTTTGTTTCATTGAAccgtacaacaacaacaacaacaacgacaacatacccagtgaaatctcacaaagtgGGGCCTGGGGAGGGTAGAGCGTATGCAAACTTTACCCCTAcctttgggaggtagagaggcaaATATTTTGCAACAGTTAATGCAACTAAACAAACTTTCCATTTGAGTATTGACTAGACAATTAAAGTATCTTGGGTAAAATCTCATATAGGAGAGCTTTGCTGGTGAACCGTAGTTGTGGTGTATGCTTTAGTGGAGAGCTTTTCAAAATTTATCACTTGTCAAGATCTACTCGATGTTGAATATGGTGTTTTTGACATTTGTTTCCTATTGGGCTATATCTTTAATTTGAGTTGCAGCCTTTTGTTGGTGCCAATTGTGTCCCTTTTTCCAGCCATCAGATTATTTTTGTGATAGTCCCTAATAAACACTATCTGCAATGGTTATTCCGTGTTGTATATTTCTGTTTGTTGCTCAGGCTTTTGACAGCTGAATTTTGATTTTGGTCATGCCAGTTGTAAACTTGACACTTATAGATCTTCCTGGACTTACAAAAGTAGCAGTTGGTGAGTTGTTTGTTTTGAATCATCAGTTTTAGTTTATCTTTTGCCTTTTTCCTGATAGTAGACTATTTCTGAGTTAATTCTCTCCATTTATTCAGAGGGGCAATCTGATAGCATTGTTGCGGACATAGAAAACATGGTTCGCTCTTATATTGAGAAGGTTAGTTGtactttttttaattataaaagtTTCTATGGGCATTCTTCAAGTGTCTTTACATTTATGGGACCAATAATGCAGTATGTAGTTTGAATGGTCATTTTGGGAATTTCAAAATGGAACGGGAAATGGCATCAAGGCTTGGAAATGGAATGAACATTGCATTCCATTTTGTTGTTTGTAATTCCTGATTTCATTTTGGATTTGTGATTCTGATGTTACTTCCTTTCCCGCCTGGACATTGCCATTCCATTTTGTTGTTGTTCCATTGTCCCAAACATGCCATAAATTATGAGCGGTTTACTTTCTATACTTTAAGATGTTGGTAAATATATATTGTCTTCTGAAAGGATTGCAGTTTACTACTTGACATGTGCAGGGGTGTTTTtcttattctatttttttttttacgttgcAGCCGAATTGCATTATTCTTGCTGTTTCTCCTGCCAATCAAGATCTTGCAACATCCGATGCTATTAAGATTTCTCGTGAAGTAGATCCAAAAGGTTAGAGTTAGGAAATGTCCTCTGCTTCGCCTTCTCTTTATCTAGCTTGCTTGCTATATTTGATCAGTTATGTAAATTTGGATAGATGTCAAATAGCTGGATCTAGTTAATCAAAATATGAGCTCTTTTATATCGGCTCTTAAAATAATTGTCCACGCTGATGGTGATGACAAGGTTGTTcttggtttttgtttttgttctaTTCTTTCACGTGACGTGGGACTCTCATGAAAGTAAGAGGATGGAATGATTTCAACCTGCTTGCTCCCCCTTATATACGGGTGTTTTGAAGCGCGGTCCTATTGTACAATACCTTTTATTTAGTGCAAGTTATGTTAGAAGTACATAAAATTTTATTAAGCTTTTGTTATATGTCCCTTTTCTTCCTGATAAGCAATGAACAACATTTCTCATGCAATATAACCATTAAATTTGACAACGGAAGACTTGGATTTCaaggaaaaataaattttttaccAAGGAAAGAAAATAGAACTGAGAagagaaaaatgttttttttaatcaGGGATAGATAATATTTTCTTGTAGTAGCATTCTTGAAGAGATAATATTTGCACTTAACGAGTTATCACCGACGAAATTAAAGCAGGTGTGGAAATTTGATATACCACACATTTGCGGGTGAGTTTAGTAATTGAATAAAGAGTCCCTGTGATAGGTTTTCCAGCTGTTCATCTTCTGAAAGCTAGTAAGAGTGGCTGGTTGAACCTGTGAATCTGATGGAAGGTAGTAGGAGTGGCTGGTTCAACGAAAAGCCACTCAGAGGCTAAGTAACCAATCCATTAAAGTTTTAGGACATCTAATGTTCTTCATGTTGGTATGTTAGAACGGCTTTCTTATCTTGAACGCATAACATCCGTTGCACAAGACTACACAAGCTTCCTGATTTCTGTTTATGTGAGAACTACATTTTAATTTCTTAACCAACTACAAATTTAATTTCTTTCCCAATTTTTAACCTGCTTATTAACCCCCAGCTCCATGGTGCTCCTGTTCTAACTCGTTGCCTTACATCATAAGCGTGGAGAGTCTTTCAAGCATGTAAATTTTGCGTTTCCTTTGATTTAACAAAATGAAAGACCATCCGGGTTGGCCTTATTATCTTAACCAAAACTCTGTGACTATTAGTGCTCTCAAATAGGGTGTATAATCACTTTAAGGGGCACTTTCTGACTAATGATTTCTTCCTTTTATTTGAATGTTTATCTTTGTTTTAGGCTTTCAGGGGCTTCCTGAATTGTTTTTCAAGTGTTGACATTTGCAAAAATTATTCCTTTTacaaatatgtataaatattttcttATGACAGCTCAAATAAAATATATCACTATTATTATCATCTTATACACATACAAAATTATGGGTTTCTGACTCATTCAAAATATTATTGATTGAGCAAATAATGTAGCTAAAGTTTTTGCTTGAATCATAATCTCTTTGCGTTTTGCTTCTTTCTTTATGTGTTCAGTTGTGTAGAGATACAGTAGTCCACACTAGCTCTTATTAAGTACTGTTTGAGTTAGTTTGCATTATAAATTGTGTTATATTGAGAG
The sequence above is a segment of the Lycium barbarum isolate Lr01 chromosome 6, ASM1917538v2, whole genome shotgun sequence genome. Coding sequences within it:
- the LOC132645435 gene encoding uncharacterized protein LOC132645435, whose amino-acid sequence is MDSLVINRAFSSNLVNSNDITSFNLSSFWFFRFKKLNKLKPSLVTASYSNPQNPSQEWQNQSSYLKPFSLLLPIFKKVKDFATKASNNKWVSVFKGPENVPEKLSGNLLQNGSFGMALLSITSTAKVKISPFVATLAANPTFVSGFIAWFIAQSMKVFLNFCVERKWDFRIMFASGGMPSSHSALCTALTTSVAICHGVADSLFPVCLGFTLIVMYDAIGVRRHAGMQAEVLNLIVEDLFEGHPISQRKLKELLGHTPSQVFAGAVLGIMVAWMCSQGCLIAT